The DNA region AGCTATCATCGTACGGTTTCCGTAGCTTGCGATACGCTTTGCCTTGAAGGTGAAATAACCGCAGTTCATGACATTGTCGATAGTCTGTATTTCATCAGTTTCACAGACCATGTCCATGAAATCAAAGAACACCTGATGGAACTTTCTTTCGTCTTCATTGATCGCTTTTTCCAGAGCTTTCTCAGAACAGATGCCAAGCTTATGAAGATCTTTTATATATGAGTCGTTTATATAAAGATAATTTGCGTTTACACCATTGTACTCGATAAGGCCGAAAGATACGCCGCTGACATATCCGCAGATATCCTCATCTTCCGAAAAGGATGTACTGCTGCACCCCATAGGATTCGGACTCAGGAAATTGACGCGTCCGACTGTTTCCATGTAGGCTCTTTCCTCCGGTATCTCAACACCTGCAGGACATTCGATGAAGAATTCGGCCAGATCATCAAGCGAAAGAGGCTTTGAAAAGTAGTATCCCTGGAAGATCTCACAGCCTATGCTTTTCAGGAAGTCAACATCTTCCTTTGTCTCAACACCTTCGACAAGAGCGTGAATGTTGATCACCTTGGCCATGCTTATGATGGCTGCAAGGATATTCTTTGAACGCTTTCCATTGTTGCTTAAGAAACGCATGTCTATTTTAAGCACATCAAACTGATAATCCTTAAGTACATTGAGAGATGAAAATCCGCTTCCGAAGTCATCCATATAGATATTAAAACCTGAATCATGAAACTTTTCAAAATTCTCCTTCAGAGCAGCAGGCTCGTCAAGCATAACGCTTTCAGTGATCTCAATATTAACAGCATCACGCGGAACACCACGGCGTTCCAGCACTTCCGTGATATCGTGCTGCATATCTCTGTGATAGAAATCTATCCTTGAAAGATTTATGGAAAACGGTACAGTACTGATTTCCTTCTCCTTAAGATACAGATAGGCATCGCATACACGTTCAAGTATAGCTAAGTCAAGCTTGTGTATAAGCTCATGTTTTTCAAGTACAGGAACAAATTCCACAGGCGGAATGACCGTACCGTCCGGAAGTATCCATCTTGCAAGTGCCTCACATCCGCAGACACTTCCTGTAAGAGTTCTGATTTCCGGCTGGAAATATGCAATTATCTGTTTTTCCGCCAGAGCCTTTTCGAAATTATCTAAAATAAACTTTTCATCAGTCAAAATGTACACCCCCGTATTAATCCGCTGATCACAACAAATATAAAAACAGGATCCCCGGAAGTATATATTTTTTAAAGGTATATACGCCGGGGATCAGTTATTTCCGTTAATGATTATTATCCGTTCTGTTTCTTGTCGTCAATGTCAACTACTGACTTGATACCTGCAGCAAGACCTGCAATTCCCTGGATCTCGCTTGGGATAATGATCTTTGTAGCCCTGCCGTCTGCAGCCTTTGCAAAAGCTTCAAGTGACTTGAGGGCGATAACCTTTTCGCTTGGAGAAGCATCGTTGAGTTTAACGATACTATCAGCAAGTGCCTGCTGTACAAGTTCGATAGCTCTTGCTTCACCGGTAGCTTCAAGGATCTTCTGTTCCCTTGCGGCATCGGCACGGAGGATCATTGCTTCCTTTTCAGCCTGAGCCTTGAGGATCTGAGCCTGCTTTTCAGCTTCTGCACGAAGAATCTGTGAATCCTTTTCACCTTCTGCAACGAGGACTGCTGATTTCTTTTCACCTTCAGCCTGAAGGATCTTTTCACGTCTTTCACGTTCAGCCTTCATCTGCTTTTCCATGGCATCCTGGATCTCACGAGGAGGAAGGATGTTCTTGAGTTCAACACGGTTTACCTTGATGCCCCATCTGTCTGTTGCTTCGTCAAGCTTTGCTGTGATCTTTGTGTTGATGAAGTCTCTTGATGTAAGTGTGGCATCGAGTTCGAGTTCACCGATGATGTTACGGAGTGTTGTAGCTGTTAGATTTTCGATGGCTGCCATCGGCTTTTCCACGCCGTATGCAAACTGCTTTGCATCTGTTACCTGGAAAAATACGACTGTATCGATCTGCATTGTAACGTTATCTTTTGTGATAACCGGCTGCGGCTTGAAGTCAACAACCTGTTCCTTGATCGATATCTTCTTGGCGATCCTGTCAGCAAACGGTACTAAGAAGTGGATACCTGTTGTCCATGATTCGTAGTACGAGCCGAATCTTTCGACTACGAACTCCTGTGCCTGAGGAACTATTTTGATGCATGAAATGATAATAAAGAATAAAATAATGCAAATACCTATAATTACATATACTCCCATAGTGTTCACCTTTTCCTTTTCATTGTTTCGTTTTGTTTTTCTCTTTTTCTCATGAACTTAAACGGTTTTTTCAACTGTAAGCCTTGCTCCTCCGACTTCGACAACCGTAACAGTCTCGCCTGACTTTATCATGCTTCCGTCTTTTGACGATGCACTCCAGTCAATTCCCTGGACTCTTACACGGCCGGTACCGGCTGATGCGTTGATGTCTTCGATGACAAGCGCAGTTTTTCCAAGATCAAGTTCATGGTTTGTAGGGACAGCAGGCTTTCTGAGCTTTTTTAACAGCGGTCTTGTTGCAAGCAGCATGACAGCAGTAACTACCACAAAAACTGTAAGCTGTCCGACAAATGGAAGCTTAAAGGAAGATGCGAAAGCTGCCAGAGCACCGACTGCAAACCAGATCGATATCAGCTGCATTGAACACAGTTCAACAACAACTGCAAGTACAAAAATCACTGCCCACAGAATCATCTGCATATCCATATATTTCTCTCCTTTCTGTTTCAGACCCCGGAGCACTGTCGTTACAGAGATCAGTGTACTCCCTGTCTGTTTACAAATATATTTTAACACAATATGCGCGAATATTCAAGTATATTTGTTAATAATCACATAAAAATATATCTTCAAGTGTTATAATTTGGATGATATTTAGCTTGCAAATTACTGGTTTTTTTCCTGACGGGTGTGATATACTTTTGTTATGATCTGCATAATTTCAGAAAAAACACATTTAAGGAAACGCTGATTTCGTCATAAATCAGCGTGGGGCACGGAGCGAAGCCACGCAATCTCCACAACCGGAAATACCAAAGCCGTATTTCCGGTTTAATCAGTGTTTCCTTAACAGGAAGGAAGAAACATGAAGGAAGTAAAAGGAAAATTCGGATTTGCAAAGATCTTTACAGATGTAACAGACGAAAATGCTATGGCGCAGATAGCTGAGCTCTGCGACCTGCCGATGAGTGAAGGGGCTGTTATACGAATAATGCCGGACGTTCACGCCGGTGCAGGATGTACCATCGGTACAACAATGACGATAACTGACAAGGTCGTTCCGAATCTTGTCGGTGTTGACATAGGCCGCGGAATGGAAACGGTAAAGCTTAAGGAAAAGCACATCGAAGTTCAGATGCTTGACAAGCTTATCTATGCAAAGATACCGTCAGGATTTGATATACGTGAAACGCCGCACCGGTACATCGAACAGATCGACCTGACGAAACTTTACTGCTACAAGCACATCAATCCGGAGCGCGCTGAACTCAGTATCGGTACGCTCGGCGGCGGCAATCATTTTATTGAAGCAGACAGGGGCGATGACGGAAGTATTTATATTGTCATCCATTCCGGTTCACGTCATCTTGGTGTGGAAACGGCAAAGTACTATCAGGAGGAAGCATTTAAGCGGCTGCATACTGATAACAGGGAAGAAATAAAAGCAGTCATTGAAAAGCTGAAAAGCGAAGGCCGTGAAAGCGAGATACAGACGGAACTTCTGAAGCTTAAGAAGGTCACCGTTCCGGATATTCCGAAGCATCTTGCCTACTGTGAGGGCGAGCTTTTCGACCAGTACATCCACGACATGAAAATAGTCCAGCAGTTTGCCATGCTGAACCGTCAGGCGATGATGGATGAGATCATAAAAGGCATGCATCTGCACGTTACTGAACAGTTCACCACCATACACAACTACATAGACACCGATACAATGATACTTCGTAAAGGCGCTGTTTCCGCTGAATCAGGTCAGAAGCTGCTTATTCCGATAAACATGCGTGACGGAAGCCTTATCTGCACAGGAAAGGGCAACCCTGACTGGAACTGTTCAGCCCCGCACGGCGCCGGCCGCCTGATGTCCCGCTCGCAGGCAAAGGAAAGCTTTACGGTCTCGGAATTCAAAAAACAGATGAAAGGTATCTACACCACATCAGTAAACGCACAGACCCTCGACGAATGCCCGATGGCCTATAAGTCACTTGATGACATTGTGAATAATATAGGCGATACGGCTGAAATAAATGACATCATTAAACCGATATACAATTTCAAGGCAGGCGATGAATAATCAGAACTTCCCGCAGCGGTACGTATTAACACGGCTTTTAATCCTCACATAACAAAAAGGCGGCTTCGTTTTAACTTAATAAAACGAAGCCGCTTATGATTTTTTTATTTTTCTTCCAGAGATTCAGTACCGAAACCGAGTCCTTCCATGTCGAGGAAATCAGCCTCATCCGGTTCAGGAATTCTTGCACCGCATGTGCCGCAGAACTTGAACTTTCCGTTTACTTCAGCCTTGCACTGAGGACAGATCTTGAAGCCTCTCATGTTATGGAGTGAGAACATCATCTTCTTGATTCTGCGCTTACGTGTGTTAACGTCATCGCAGAGGACTCTGAGTTCTGAAAAATCCTGATTGTTAGGATCCATGTTATAAAACTTTTCGCCTATTTCAGCGAAAACTTCCACTATTCTTTCTCTTTCGTAAACTATCTTCTTCTTAAGATTTGCAACTTCCTGCATGTTCTTCGTCTTTTCATTAACGCTTCTGCTTGTTGCATTTACCACGTCTAAAATACTCATGTACTTCAACCCCTAAAAAAATAAATAATTAAAATAAGCAGAGAGCAGAACACCCTCTTCGGCTATAACATATATATTGTATCACCAAATCACTTTAGTGTCAAGTCATAACAGATTACAGCCGCAAAAATTGTTTAATTTAACGTCGAATCAGGCAAAACCACCTGTTGCATTTTTTAATATTCAGTTTGCCATAATGTCAGGTTCATTATCAGTTTTTTTCTTTTCTACACGAATGATCAGTTTATTCGGAAGGCAGGATATCGGAACCGTTCCGTCTGAAATATAACCTGTATGCATGCATATCTTATCCGGGCAGGATGCTTCGGTTACATGTATTTTCCCCTTTTCCGCCTCAACAATGTTATAACCGCCGTTTTCTGAATCTATTCTCATGGTAACTGTTTCGTTTATACTGTCAAGAGGCAGAGTGTACTTAAGCTCCCCGTCGCTGTAAATATACGCCGTGGCATTATTCCCTTTCGTACAAAGCAGAATAACTGACAGCACAGCTGCCAGCACAAACAGAATGCCGATGACTGCAGCTGTTATAATGACCGCCCTGCTTTCCGGATTGTCACGGACATCATTTTTTTTCTTTTTTCATTAATGATTATTACTCCAAAAAAATATCAGGAACAAACCGAAGTCCGTTCCTGATACAAAACTGTTTGTTTATTCAGTAAATCAAGCCTTGCCTACAGAACCGAAGAGTTCCATCTTTTCCTTAACTGTAGCCTTGATAGCTTCGAAGCCAGGAGCGAGGAGCTTACGTGGGTCAAAGCCCTTACCCTGCTTGTCCTTGCCTTCTTCTACGTATGTTCTTGTAGCAGCAGCAAATGCGAGCTGGCATTCTGTGTTTACGTTGATCTTTGCAACGCCGAGTGAGATAGCCTTCTTGATCATGTCTGAAGGGATACCTGTACCGCCGTGGAGTACGAGTGGCATTTCGCCAACCTTGTTCTTAACAGCTTCGAGTGTTTCAAAGCTGAGGCCCTGCCAGTTTGCAGGATATACGCCGTGGATGTTGCCGATACCTGCTGCAAGGAAGTCAACGCCGAGATCAGCGATCTGCTTGCATTCGTTAGGATCTGCGCATTCGCCCATACCGATAACGCCGTCTTCTTCGCCGCCGATTGAACCAACTTCAGCTTCGATTGAAAGGCCAAGGTGGTGAGCTGCATTAACGAGTTCTGTTGTCTTTGCAACGTTTTCGTCGATCGGGAAGTGTGAACCGTCGAACATGATTGATGTGAAGCCTGCCTTGATGCACTTGTAGCAGCCTTCGTATGAGCCGTGGTCGAGGTGAAGAGCAACAGGAACTGTGATTCCGAGTGACTTATCCATAGCAGCTACCATAGCAGCAACTGTTTCAAAGCCGCACATATACTTACCAGCACCTTCAGAAACACCGAGGATTACCGGGCTCTTGAGTTCTTCTGCTGTGAGAAGGATAGCCTTTGTCCATTCAAGGTTGTTGATGTTGAACTGGCCTACTGCGTATTTGCCTGCTCTTGCTTTATCGAGCATTTCTTTAGCTGAAACTAACATTATTAAAATTCCTCCGTAAGAATAGATTTTTTAACCTTTATAATTATACCCGAATTGCAGATAAAAAGCAATTGTTTTCTGAAAAATTATCAGGTATTAAATAAAACTCAGCTCATTTTGATGACTTTTAGTCCATTCTGCCCGTTCCGAAGAGGACCTTCGAGAAGAAATCCCTTGTCACATTTTCACCGAGAGAGGACTTGAACATGTCAGTCGATTTTGTTTCAGTAAGATCGTAAAGTTCATAGTAAGCCTTGCGGTTTATTTTTTCCTTCTTTTCTTTTTCTTCTTTCCGTTTTCGTCGTCATCATCATCAGGCACTCCTATTCTGTAGGCGTTAATAAGCCAGTAGTAAAGCGGGATCGTAAGGAATGTAAGCCAGCCCGGATGCCAGAGATCAAACAGGAATCCGGAAATGAGATACATCATCGTAACGAAAACCGGATAGCAGAAAATATTTGCATTTTTCTTTCTTATAGCTTCTATGGTCGTGTAGTAAAGCGGGATCGTAAGGAAGAGCATCCAGAGCGGATGCCATGCGTCAAGCAGCGCGCCTCCGCCCAGAAATGCACCGAGCGCTGCGATCGGATAAGGAAATTTCATAAGGCTCTTATAGAATTTTTCGTCATTCTGTATTCTGCCTATCAGGTCACTTACTGACGAAGGACCTGCCGGAGTACCGGCGGCCGGAGATGTCTCCTGACGCGCCGCAGGAAGCCCTGCTCCCTCATCGGCAGTTTCGTATCTGAAATAGCTGCTCATATCCTGCTGCGGTTCAGCATACTGTGTCCCCGGCATCTGCACGGATGCAGCCTGACCGGCTGTATACTGAGGTGCTGCGTTCGGATATATTTCTCCCGCATTTTTATCGAGGGAGATCGTTGAGCGCTGGTTTACAGGATCAGAATTAAGCTCAAACAGCCTGTCGAGTGAAACGCCGTAAAGCTTTGCCAGCTTAAGCAGATTTTCTGTATCCGGCGAGATATCTGCACTTTCCCATCCCGCAACAGTCGGCAGATCTGTTCCGAGCTTTTCAGCCAGATCTGCCTGCGAAAGTCCGTTCTGCTTTCTTAAAGCTATAAGTTTGTTTGCTATCGTTTTGTCCATTTTCTTCTGCCCCTTTTAATTTTTATGTATTATGTTATTCTGCTTTTTCTGTATCTGCAGCAGCCGCTGTCTCAGATCCTGCTGTTTCTGTAACTTCTGCAGTTTCAGCAGTTTCTTCCGCTTTCTTTTCCGTTACCGCCGGTGCAGTTTCTCCGGAAATACTGCCGGCAGCGTCATCTGCAGCCGGTTCTTCAGCATCTTCAGGATTTTCAAAGTAACTGTCGTAAAGATATATTTTGCCGTTTATAACGGGAAGAATGAATTCAAGTTTGTCTGTCGTCCTGGATTTTGAGCCTCTTATTGTCTGATCAAAGTAAACGTAATAGAGATCATCAAGTCTGACATCATTCTTAAATGCATCTTTCATCCTTCGTTCAAGATCTGTAACTGATTCATCACTCAGCTGAAGTACGGATGTAACGGATGCAAACATGTAAAAATCATCACCGTACTGCTCAGCCATTGTTTTTTTCAGGCTCTGCATGTACTCATCGTTTGTTTCACCGTACAGCTTGTTTTCATTTTCTATCGATCTCTTGTAAAAGTCAGGGAACGCATCGAAGCACTTGTCATGATCTGCTTCAGTAAGGCCGTCACAGTACTGCTTGAGAAGATCTTCCGCGGCTTTGGTTACATCGGAATTGTCGGTACAGTAACGGTTCTCTGAAATGCCGGCTTCTTCTGCGGCCTTTTTCTGTTCTTCAGATAATTCTGGTTTTTTTTCATTACTGTTTTCCATACCGGCAGCTGATGATGAAACACTGTCATTATTTTCAGTATTCTGCCCGTTGTTTCCGGCACAGCCTGCACTTGTCAAAAGCATAAGGAGCGAAGCTGAAAAGGCTGCCGCCCTCCCGAACCACTTGTTTTCTGACATAAAATTAATCAACACCTTTGCATTAATACTCTGTTATATATTATAAGGTTACTCGGGTTTAATTGCAACTGAATTAATGAAATTCTAATAAAACTCATACTAAACACCATGTGAAATATCATAACTCTCTGTACATTCTCAGTTAAATGTACACAGAAATCAAAAATCCATTCAATTGTTTTTTGTAAGTTTTCCACAATCCAGTTATCTGAAATCATACCAGTTTTTATGATTTCATTTATGTGCAATCGCTGAATAACTATAGTTTTTAATTTGTGTTTTGCACAATTTTTCAGTAATCTTTGTTAATGTTATTGACAAATCCGTAGGAGAAGTATATCATAATAGCATAAGAAAAATCCACAACACTCACAAACTACACCAAGGGGATTATCTGCTATGGACACTCACTTCCGTTCCGTATTATCATCTTTTTTATCAGCAGCAATTATTTTCACTTCTGCTGCACCGGCTGTATCAGCCTATGAAAACCAGTTTGACATCCGCACTGAAGCTCCTGAAAACAATGAGGAAGCTCCGGAGTACCGCTACTACTACAGTACCGAGAATCCTTACAACACTTTTCACTGCGAAATGCCGAACTGTACAGCATATGCGTGGGGACGCATATTCGAAATATTAGGGGAAGCACCGCTGCTCAGCCGCAACAACGCCGGCAGATGGTACGGTGAAAACAGAAACTCACACGCTTACTCATACGGATGCGAAGCAAGAGACGGATCAGTAAAATGCTTCGACAGATATGACAACTACACCGGCCACGTATCAGTTACGGAATCTGTTTCGGAAGACGGAAATACAGTTCTGATCTCTGAATCACAGTACGGCGGTGCACTTTTTACAAGCTACGAGGAAATGTCTGATGCCACATGGGAAAACAGAGGCTACAGACTTCTGGGATATATTTATCCGGATGACACTGAAGGCAGATTTTACGGTGATGCTTTCAGAATAAAAACCGGTTTTTCAGAAGATTATCTGACACGCACTGACGAATCAGATCCTGCTTTAAATGCAAGAAATGCTTCAGATGTACGACAGAATTTCAGATTTGAACCGCTTGAAAACGGCAGTTACAGAATATGCTCAGTTTATTCTGAGCTTGTTCTTACAAGAACTGAAAACGGAGTATTCTTTCTTGAAAATGATCTTTCGGAAAACACCGAATGGAGTGTTCTCACTGAGATCAACGACCTTTACACTATATGTGATCCGGCGGACACCAATCAGGTACTTGCCTTCACCGAAGGCAGAGCTTATGTTTCAGAATACGAAGCACTTGATGACCAGTTCTGGGATCTGAAACGCGTGACCGGAGATACTGATCTTAACACCACTGAAAGAAATATAGTATTCTCGCTTGACTGTACAGCATCAAGAACTGAATACTACACTGATGAATTCCTTGATCTTTCAGGAATAAAGTTCTTCCTCAACAACAGGGAGATCGCAAACGTTGACACAGCTAAGCTTACAGCTTTCTACGATTTTTCAGTTCCGGGAACACAGACAGTCACAGTTGTCTACGGATATTCAAGCATTTCATTTGACGTTACTGTCACAGAACCTGGTGAAAACGAGGAAGTAATACGCAACAGTGAATTCAGATCAAACATCGCAGACTTTATACTTCTTTCATCTGATGTTGAATTCAGCTCTGATTTTGATGTAAACCTTGACGGAACTGTCAATTCACTTGACCTTATAACGTTCACATAAAAGGCTTATAAAAACGGCAGATACATATGCAGTCAGATACATTTACATTAATTCGTTAATAAACAGGAAATTGCCGGGCTTCGCCCAGGAGCCCCCGCTGATTTATGAATAAATCAGCGTTTCCTTAACACTATATCAGCGACTCCATAAATAAAAAAACAGAGGATGCATATCATAACGTGCATCCTCTGTTTTTTATTAAACGGATCATTTCTTCTTTTCCTCTGTCAGAGCCATTGTTTTATAGATCCTGCGGAAATCCTCTTCGTATTTCGGAAATTCTTCAGCATCTGCCACACATGTAAGAACGTATGAACGACCCTCTCCCATCACATAAGCTGAAAGTGCCGAAAATGTTCTTATTCCGCTGTCAAGCGAAAGCCCGTAATCGAAACGCACCACATGCACCTGAGCGCCTGCAAGCATTTCATCTTTTTCTTCTCTTATATTAAATGAATCGGTAATATTTTCATATTTTCTGACTGCATTGTATGCATAATTCACAAGATCATTGTCTACTTTTTCTGAAGTAAGACTGACCGTTGCTCCGTCCTTGACATATGATGTATAGAATTCATTCTGAGTTTTTTCATAATCCTCAGGAACGTAGAGAGAAATGCCGGGAACTGAAGTGTTTTCCCACGGTTTCATACCAAGCCTGAGCATTTCATAATCGGTTATCTTTCCGCCGTTTCTTATCACTATAAAGTAGAGACCGGCAAGAACGGCAGCAACAAGAAAAGCTATGACCGCAAATATAACTGCAACCTTTTTTTTACTCAAATTTTATTCTTCTTTCCGGAAATATAATAAAATGAGTAAGCCTGTAAGCCGGGTTCTGTCGTGTACGGTAATTTATCTACGACCTGCGTCGCCGCAGGCCTCTAGCCGTCATTACAGGCTGTCCACCGAGCAGATGTTACGACAGACTGTACCAATAGACGTTGCATCGGACAGGGTTTACATAGCAGTACAGTCTCCTGCACTCTGGTGAGCTCTTGCCTCGCCTTTCCACCCTTACCGGAAAAACCGGCGGTATATCTCTGTTGCACTGGCCCTGGAGTCGCCTCCGGCTGCTGTTAGCAGTTGCCCCGCTCTGTGATGCCCGGACTTTCCTCATGACCTTAAACGATCACGCTACCGCACAGCTTACTCATCTATTCTATTGTACACATTTGTCCGACAGGTGTCAAGTGCAATTTTTCAGCAGGCAGGAGTCTGAATTACAGATATTATGTATAATTAATGTTCATATTTCTGTATGGCCGCGGAAGCTATAAAAAAACACATGTTCGCGGCACGGAAACAACTCTATTTAATTCCTTGATTTCCCTTTAAATCCAATCATGCAAGTTGAGAAGCAGCTACTTGCAAAAATCTGTAATAATTCTGTAACTTTCAGCCTGCAAACATAGGATTTTGTTAAGCGAACATGTCAGAGGCTCTGAATGCCGTATCTGCGTACTTTTGCAACACTGATATAATTTTCCTGCAACTCGCCTGAAGCAGAAATTCTAATATCTGACAGAAAAATTTCATGTTTTTCAAATTTTTTCTGATTTTTATCTTGATTTTTTTAAAGAGATATTTTATAATTATTTTCGTGAGTGATTCAGAGAAAAAATCACTTGTAGTAACAAGTTAAATTTTTTTAGGAGGATTTTCTAAAATGGCTATCAAAAATGAATACTTAAAGAACTTACTCGATAAGGTTGCAGCTCGTAACGCTAACGAACCTGAATTTCTTCAGGCTGTTACTGAAGTTTTCGAAACACTCGAACCAGTTGCTGATAAGAGACAGGATCTCATCGACGCAGGCGTTTTCGACAGAATCGTTGAACCTGAAAGACAGATCATCTTCAGAGTACCGTGGGTTGACGACAACGGCAAGGTTCAGGTAAACCGTGGTTTCAGAATCCAGTTCAACTCTGCAATCGGACCTTACAAGGGCGGTCTCAGACTTCACCCATCTGTAAACATCAGCATTCTTAAGTTCCTCGGCTTTGAACAGATCCTCAAGAACTCACTTACAACACTTCCTATGGGCGGCGGTAAAGGTGGTTCTGACTTCGATCCTAAGGGCAAGTCAGACGCTGAAGTTATGCGTTTCTGCCAGAGCTTCATGACAGAACTCTGCAAGCACATCGGTGCTGACACAGACGTTCCTGCAGGCGACATCGGTACAGGCGCAAGAGAAATCGGTTATATGTACGGCCAGTACAAGAGAATCAGAAATGAATTCACAGGCGTTCTCACAGGCAAGGGCTTACAGTGGGGCGGCTCACTCGCAAGAACAGAAGCTACAGGTTACGGTCTCTGCTACTTCACAGACTGCATGCTCGCTGCTAACGGCAAGTCATTCAAGGGTCAGACAGTTGCTATCTCAGGTTCAGGCAACGTTGCTATCTACGCTACAGAGAAGGCTACACAGCTCGGTGCTAAGGTAGTTACAGTTTCTGACTCAAACGGCTACGTTTACGATCCGGACGGAATCGACCTCGCTCTTCTCAAGCAGATCAAGGAAGTTGAAAGAGCAAGACTTACAGAATACACAAAGAGAACATCACACAAGAACGCTGAATACCACGAAGGCAGCGTATGGACACTCAAGTCAAATGCTGGTCTCATCAAGATCGACATCGCTCTTCCATGTGCTACACAGAACGAAATCAACGGTGAAGGCGCTAAGAACATCGTTGCTGCTGGTGCATACGCAGTTGCTGAAGGTGCTAACATGCCTTCTAACCCGGATGCTATCAACACATACCTCGGCAACAAGCTCCTCTACGGTCCGGCTAAGGCTGCTAACGCAGGCGGTGTTTCAGTTTCAGGTCTCGAAATGAGCCAGAACAGCGAAAGACTTTCATGGACATTTGAAGAAG from Ruminococcus sp. HUN007 includes:
- a CDS encoding EAL domain-containing protein, producing the protein MTDEKFILDNFEKALAEKQIIAYFQPEIRTLTGSVCGCEALARWILPDGTVIPPVEFVPVLEKHELIHKLDLAILERVCDAYLYLKEKEISTVPFSINLSRIDFYHRDMQHDITEVLERRGVPRDAVNIEITESVMLDEPAALKENFEKFHDSGFNIYMDDFGSGFSSLNVLKDYQFDVLKIDMRFLSNNGKRSKNILAAIISMAKVINIHALVEGVETKEDVDFLKSIGCEIFQGYYFSKPLSLDDLAEFFIECPAGVEIPEERAYMETVGRVNFLSPNPMGCSSTSFSEDEDICGYVSGVSFGLIEYNGVNANYLYINDSYIKDLHKLGICSEKALEKAINEDERKFHQVFFDFMDMVCETDEIQTIDNVMNCGYFTFKAKRIASYGNRTMIAAMINLYDPHISDNRSDDMQEFSQVVYSTYEIVMMMYPDEDRIHKIYSSSGFKNLFNSESINFGLKYFMENYIHKNDQARFRDFFISEKFCERMDAEGSTFIEEPFRLLSVNNIYKWMSLRVTRAFAAAEPKYLLTIQSLSRNTVDLLSDRYE
- a CDS encoding SPFH domain-containing protein: MGVYVIIGICIILFFIIISCIKIVPQAQEFVVERFGSYYESWTTGIHFLVPFADRIAKKISIKEQVVDFKPQPVITKDNVTMQIDTVVFFQVTDAKQFAYGVEKPMAAIENLTATTLRNIIGELELDATLTSRDFINTKITAKLDEATDRWGIKVNRVELKNILPPREIQDAMEKQMKAERERREKILQAEGEKKSAVLVAEGEKDSQILRAEAEKQAQILKAQAEKEAMILRADAAREQKILEATGEARAIELVQQALADSIVKLNDASPSEKVIALKSLEAFAKAADGRATKIIIPSEIQGIAGLAAGIKSVVDIDDKKQNG
- a CDS encoding NfeD family protein, whose amino-acid sequence is MDMQMILWAVIFVLAVVVELCSMQLISIWFAVGALAAFASSFKLPFVGQLTVFVVVTAVMLLATRPLLKKLRKPAVPTNHELDLGKTALVIEDINASAGTGRVRVQGIDWSASSKDGSMIKSGETVTVVEVGGARLTVEKTV
- a CDS encoding RNA-splicing ligase RtcB, coding for MKEVKGKFGFAKIFTDVTDENAMAQIAELCDLPMSEGAVIRIMPDVHAGAGCTIGTTMTITDKVVPNLVGVDIGRGMETVKLKEKHIEVQMLDKLIYAKIPSGFDIRETPHRYIEQIDLTKLYCYKHINPERAELSIGTLGGGNHFIEADRGDDGSIYIVIHSGSRHLGVETAKYYQEEAFKRLHTDNREEIKAVIEKLKSEGRESEIQTELLKLKKVTVPDIPKHLAYCEGELFDQYIHDMKIVQQFAMLNRQAMMDEIIKGMHLHVTEQFTTIHNYIDTDTMILRKGAVSAESGQKLLIPINMRDGSLICTGKGNPDWNCSAPHGAGRLMSRSQAKESFTVSEFKKQMKGIYTTSVNAQTLDECPMAYKSLDDIVNNIGDTAEINDIIKPIYNFKAGDE
- a CDS encoding zinc ribbon domain-containing protein, yielding MSILDVVNATSRSVNEKTKNMQEVANLKKKIVYERERIVEVFAEIGEKFYNMDPNNQDFSELRVLCDDVNTRKRRIKKMMFSLHNMRGFKICPQCKAEVNGKFKFCGTCGARIPEPDEADFLDMEGLGFGTESLEEK
- a CDS encoding NusG domain II-containing protein, coding for MITAAVIGILFVLAAVLSVILLCTKGNNATAYIYSDGELKYTLPLDSINETVTMRIDSENGGYNIVEAEKGKIHVTEASCPDKICMHTGYISDGTVPISCLPNKLIIRVEKKKTDNEPDIMAN
- the fba gene encoding class II fructose-1,6-bisphosphate aldolase, producing MLVSAKEMLDKARAGKYAVGQFNINNLEWTKAILLTAEELKSPVILGVSEGAGKYMCGFETVAAMVAAMDKSLGITVPVALHLDHGSYEGCYKCIKAGFTSIMFDGSHFPIDENVAKTTELVNAAHHLGLSIEAEVGSIGGEEDGVIGMGECADPNECKQIADLGVDFLAAGIGNIHGVYPANWQGLSFETLEAVKNKVGEMPLVLHGGTGIPSDMIKKAISLGVAKINVNTECQLAFAAATRTYVEEGKDKQGKGFDPRKLLAPGFEAIKATVKEKMELFGSVGKA
- a CDS encoding helix-turn-helix transcriptional regulator, coding for MDKTIANKLIALRKQNGLSQADLAEKLGTDLPTVAGWESADISPDTENLLKLAKLYGVSLDRLFELNSDPVNQRSTISLDKNAGEIYPNAAPQYTAGQAASVQMPGTQYAEPQQDMSSYFRYETADEGAGLPAARQETSPAAGTPAGPSSVSDLIGRIQNDEKFYKSLMKFPYPIAALGAFLGGGALLDAWHPLWMLFLTIPLYYTTIEAIRKKNANIFCYPVFVTMMYLISGFLFDLWHPGWLTFLTIPLYYWLINAYRIGVPDDDDDENGKKKKKRRKK